In Pseudomonas asiatica, the following are encoded in one genomic region:
- a CDS encoding AraC family transcriptional regulator: MLKPQHELLVEVDEWNWEVGSRATDYPTDWFIEPHSHAKHQLIYATKGLMIVESGNERWTVPPSRGVWMPCGQVHAIRCVGDVKMRSVFVRTDAAVQLPLQSKAISISPLLSELIKASVGFTAPFAEDSREARVMRLILDEICVLPTLPLKLSQPGDKRLQAICSALHERPDDNATVADWGQQLGVDEKTIQRLFRKETGMTFGQWRQQARLMQALERIALGERIIDVAGTLGYDSPSAFASMFKRQFGITPSQFFK, translated from the coding sequence ATGCTGAAGCCGCAGCACGAATTGCTGGTGGAGGTGGATGAATGGAACTGGGAGGTGGGCAGCCGTGCGACGGACTACCCGACCGACTGGTTCATCGAGCCCCACAGCCATGCCAAACACCAACTGATCTATGCCACCAAAGGCCTGATGATCGTCGAGTCCGGTAACGAACGCTGGACCGTGCCCCCCAGCCGCGGCGTATGGATGCCTTGCGGCCAGGTGCACGCGATACGCTGCGTGGGCGATGTGAAAATGCGCAGTGTGTTCGTGCGCACCGACGCGGCAGTGCAGTTGCCCCTGCAGAGCAAGGCGATCAGCATCTCGCCATTGCTCAGCGAGCTGATCAAGGCCTCCGTAGGCTTTACCGCGCCGTTTGCCGAAGACTCGCGTGAAGCCCGGGTGATGCGCCTGATCCTCGACGAGATCTGCGTGCTGCCGACCTTGCCGCTGAAGCTGTCGCAGCCCGGCGACAAGCGCCTGCAGGCGATCTGCTCCGCGCTGCACGAGCGGCCTGACGATAACGCCACCGTGGCCGACTGGGGCCAGCAGCTGGGGGTGGACGAAAAGACCATCCAGCGCCTGTTCCGCAAGGAAACCGGCATGACCTTCGGCCAGTGGCGCCAGCAGGCGCGGCTGATGCAGGCACTGGAGCGGATCGCCCTGGGCGAGCGGATCATCGATGTGGCGGGGACGCTGGGGTATGACAGCCCCAGTGCCTTCGCCAGCATGTTCAAGCGCCAGTTCGGTATCACGCCGAGTCAGTTCTTCAAATAG